The stretch of DNA ctacacacacacacacacacacacacacacacacacacacacactcacaccatgtTGTTGGCCACGGTTTATAGTTAAATAGGTCACCTACTCAGAGAGGCTAAGCATGCCTCCCTGAGCCTATGGCTATTTGATACAAAGAGTTAGAGAACCTAGCATGTGCATTAGCTAAACACACTGCTCTTCTGTGCTCGTGATCAGACCCTTACGATActctctctgtcaatctcaCGGTTCTCTGATCCAATCAAATGTATTGTTGAAGCGCAGGCTTAATTTCCGGTACACAATGTATAGACCAGCTGGAAGGTGATTAATTAGACCATCCCTTGCCTTCCCCTCCTAACTTTCCTCAACTGTCAACGGCTTGTGTTAGGTGCATTTTGGCTGGGAATAGCACTTGATTGGAAACTGATTGTGAATCACTTGAACAATTCTCATAAGGAAACATGCCACATCCCACAAAAACTTTAACCCCTAAACTTAAAGGAAAACTAGAATCAGTTCAAAACTTGAAGAAACGTAACTGTCAACCTAAAGTGTTCCCCACTGTCCCTCTCAATTCAAATCAATGAGCTTTATTGCCATGGCCAGTCAAATAGAAAAAGTATtgccaaaccacacacataacaaaaatacagaaaacatAAAGATATGAAGATAATATCaaatctctcgttctctctctctctcactctctccctctcacctcacAGTCGAACAGCAGGTGCAGCTGGCCCTCAATCCACTCCTCGATGTCGAGGCGCCGCTGCAGGTCCTTGCGGTCGTACTTGACCGTCAGCTTGCCCAGGCGCCGCCCGGGGggctcctcgtcttcctccttcCGCGGGCTCTCGAACACCACCCTGGGGTGGGACCCCGTCTCCGAGGCCATGACGGACACCCAGCGCACGAGAACCACCACCCGCTTCCACGACCCACCCGCCCAAAGCAGCCCCGAGCAACtggacacggagagagagagagagagaggagagagagagagagagagagagagagagagagagaaagagagagagaggagagagagagagaaggagagagagggatgagtcaggtgagggggatgaggagagaaacaGCTGATAGAGAGGG from Sardina pilchardus chromosome 12, fSarPil1.1, whole genome shotgun sequence encodes:
- the LOC134097570 gene encoding protein phosphatase 1 regulatory subunit 14B-like; translation: MASETGSHPRVVFESPRKEEDEEPPGRRLGKLTVKYDRKDLQRRLDIEEWIEGQLHLLFDCEEDDIPELEIDIDELLDLSNEEQKSKLRTLLHQCDKPKEDFINGLLYRIKGLRKMSGSMKK